A single window of Pyrus communis chromosome 10, drPyrComm1.1, whole genome shotgun sequence DNA harbors:
- the LOC137746659 gene encoding protein SODIUM POTASSIUM ROOT DEFECTIVE 2-like: protein MGKLSLGGVLDRFCLSSAGSGSCFCMNWSKHQDEFERSPLVTGKKDQFLKLKDVVAGKQTLAFQLKPKMVMLRVSMHCHGCAKKVEKHISKIEGVTSYKVDLESKMVVVIGDVLPLEVLESISKVKSAEIWNSS, encoded by the exons ATGGGGAAGCTAAGTTTGGGCGGGGTGCTGGACAGGTTTTGTCTTTCTTCTGCTGGCTCAGGTTCTTGTTTCTGCATGAACTGGTCGAAACACCAAGACGAGTTCGAAAGAAGTCCGTTGGTAACCGGCAAAAAGGATCAGTTTCTAAAACTGAAGGATGTCGTTGCCGGAAAACAGACGTTGGCCTTTCAGTTGAAGCCCAAG atGGTTATGCTAAGGGTTTCCATGCATTGTCATGGATGTGCCAAAAAAGTTGAGAAGCATATCTCAAAGATAGAAG GCGTAACTTCTTACAAAGTAGACTTGGAGAGCAAGATGGTGGTTGTGATTGGAGACGTTCTTCCTCTCGAAGTGCTAGAGAGCATCTCCAAGGTTAAAAGTGCTGAAATTTGGAACTCCTCATGA
- the LOC137746680 gene encoding peroxiredoxin-2-like — MAPIAVGDVIPDGTLAYFDEEDKVQSVSVHSLAAGKKVILFGVPGAFTPTCSLKHVPGFIEKADELKSKGVEKILCLSVNDPFVMKAWSKTYPENKDVLFLADGSAKYTRDLGLELDLSEKGLGIRSKRFALLIEDLKVKAANIESGGEFTISSAEDILKAL, encoded by the exons ATGGCTCCGATTGCAGTCGGCGATGTTATTCCGGACGGCACTCTCGCCTACTTCGACGAGGAGGACAAGGTCCAATCCGTCAGCGTCCACTCCCTCGCCGCCGGCAAAAAAGTCATCCTCTTCGGCGTCCCCGGTGCCTTCACCCCCACTTGCAG TTTGAAGCATGTGCCTGGATTCATTGAGAAAGCAGACGAGCTTAAATCGAAGGGTGTTGAGAAAATTCTCTGTCTTAGTG TGAATGATCCCTTTGTGATGAAGGCTTGGTCAAAAACATACCCCGAGAACAAAGACGTTCTTTTTCTTGCTGATGGCTCAGCGAAATACACCCGTGATCTTGGCCTGGAGCTAGACCTTTCAGAGAAAGGGCTCGGAATTCGTTCTAAGAGGTTTGCTCTCTTGATCGAAGACCTCAAGGTGAAGGCCGCAAATATCGAGAGTGGGGGAGAATTTACCATCTCCAGCGCCGAAGACATCCTCAAGGCTCTCTGA